In one window of Acidobacteriota bacterium DNA:
- a CDS encoding ferredoxin, with protein sequence MADPDDKLADNVPGAWYVDSNCIDCDVCRTTAPNNFEANEDEGYSYVSKQPE encoded by the coding sequence ATGGCTGACCCTGACGACAAGCTTGCTGACAACGTACCCGGAGCGTGGTACGTGGATTCGAACTGCATCGATTGCGACGTCTGCCGAACGACAGCGCCGAATAATTTCGAGGCAAACGAAGACGAGGGGTACTCCTACGTCTCCAAGCAGCCCGAAA